In one Flammeovirga yaeyamensis genomic region, the following are encoded:
- a CDS encoding PQQ-like beta-propeller repeat protein, with protein sequence MKKFNSLCKLIGFITLFLMSTSAWAQKQGITSIDTDYTITHVRNANFKKKNYIVANSYEGRILIFDEKGKKLWDHPLSGYANHDLWCDDINNDGNDEILAANADGHLYVLNHKGDLLWKYKAEDTPLSSVTAMNGAEGKYIVIGGMDRYLYYLSPKGKLIQSIFADDYSLEKARSKMKDKRIPSSTSHVANFLRPAKYTNGEEILVVHGMHNQNNSTGSIYLFKADANTPFKKFSLGTKGTVGDLRVVDANNDGVNELSLGSSGMLEKGQITEVNLESKEVISHSFRKNFRKELKNYGYRVAQTDLVMLGKESKFFTLVGNNIILQDAKYNVQTAEVLQTKYAYNNMWKDTSTGNIILASAQSGGSCIHILHLDNPSWKKAYKNLEPKGKLSKLLKNTADFRSTIQSFKKPKWERQGQEVFFMTEKINEGNEEIIAKLKKQNKSPYFLKSQHMPKVENWDRTDFGNKVYTEKRDRRKKYALTQQDVLDILVPNYKNEYGISYWGGHGNDPMMISLETEKKILDAGGDKKTVMIFPELEHYDQNFAYVMDNFLYPLADYAKGKNANIYVRTKHAFWHSIIYLPMWNGLVSGEYSSIFVPSMEETTDKSMDLSYSGKMGIWASGATDSWGARAARDNTSYYRQRQFSSQTIPNHMLRMMVYNIASGAQYLNNFHVDQKYFSVLYEMVDKGVIYVPKKSEIVSFNPVHLSMTTPDKDFLDEGNNVKWTTFYDKEKEDNRKMVFSRLNGSWPAAPVTAYDFSAYASGSKERRLDFLPKFENGMVLITPPQNGVFADKDAPRGKLEDHLHPLYKNITKEFITNGKDYLSADGKQTFAADTYYKNVEKAIQEGSKQIPVNVSGDVAWVAVQTAPNHIRLTLVDNGYINPDDRTAKITFNSIEVKGVKDVVSKEEIDYSDKNMEVEIPCGLFRFLDIELSVPL encoded by the coding sequence ATGAAGAAATTCAACTCTTTATGTAAACTCATCGGTTTCATCACCTTGTTTTTGATGAGTACGAGTGCTTGGGCTCAAAAACAGGGGATAACTAGTATAGATACCGATTATACAATTACGCATGTTCGTAATGCCAATTTCAAAAAGAAGAACTATATCGTAGCCAATAGTTACGAAGGTAGAATTCTCATTTTTGATGAAAAAGGCAAAAAGCTGTGGGATCATCCATTATCAGGATATGCCAATCACGATCTATGGTGCGACGATATTAATAACGATGGCAACGACGAAATCTTAGCAGCTAATGCCGATGGACACCTATATGTATTAAACCATAAAGGCGATCTATTGTGGAAATACAAAGCCGAAGACACACCTCTTTCATCGGTGACCGCAATGAATGGTGCCGAAGGTAAATATATTGTGATTGGCGGTATGGACCGATACCTCTATTACCTTTCTCCAAAAGGAAAACTAATCCAATCCATTTTTGCAGATGACTACTCTCTAGAGAAAGCGCGATCAAAAATGAAAGACAAAAGAATTCCTAGTTCAACTTCTCATGTGGCTAATTTCTTACGTCCTGCTAAATACACTAATGGAGAAGAGATTTTGGTGGTTCACGGTATGCACAATCAAAATAATTCGACAGGCTCTATCTACTTATTTAAGGCAGATGCCAACACTCCATTCAAGAAATTCAGTCTTGGAACAAAAGGTACCGTAGGTGATCTTAGAGTTGTCGATGCCAATAATGATGGTGTAAACGAGTTGTCTTTGGGTTCTTCTGGAATGCTAGAGAAAGGTCAAATTACTGAAGTGAATTTAGAAAGTAAGGAAGTGATTTCTCATTCTTTCAGAAAAAATTTCAGAAAGGAACTTAAAAACTACGGTTACCGTGTTGCTCAAACCGACTTAGTGATGCTTGGCAAAGAGTCTAAGTTTTTCACCTTAGTAGGGAACAACATCATTTTGCAAGATGCGAAGTACAATGTACAAACTGCAGAAGTATTGCAAACGAAATATGCTTACAACAATATGTGGAAAGATACTTCTACAGGTAACATCATTTTAGCAAGTGCACAAAGTGGAGGTAGCTGTATTCATATTCTTCATCTTGATAATCCTTCATGGAAGAAAGCGTACAAAAACTTAGAGCCTAAAGGAAAATTATCTAAGTTATTAAAGAATACTGCCGACTTTAGATCAACTATTCAGTCTTTCAAGAAACCGAAGTGGGAAAGACAAGGTCAGGAAGTCTTTTTCATGACGGAGAAGATCAACGAAGGCAACGAAGAAATTATCGCCAAATTGAAGAAGCAAAACAAATCCCCTTATTTCTTGAAGAGTCAGCATATGCCGAAAGTAGAGAATTGGGACCGTACCGACTTTGGTAATAAGGTGTATACTGAAAAGCGTGATAGAAGAAAAAAATATGCCTTAACACAACAAGATGTTTTGGATATTCTAGTTCCTAACTATAAAAACGAATACGGCATCAGTTATTGGGGTGGACATGGTAACGACCCAATGATGATTAGCTTAGAAACAGAAAAGAAAATTCTTGATGCAGGAGGGGATAAAAAGACAGTCATGATCTTTCCAGAATTGGAGCATTATGATCAGAACTTTGCTTATGTAATGGACAACTTCTTATATCCTTTGGCCGATTATGCTAAAGGAAAGAACGCTAATATTTATGTAAGGACTAAACACGCTTTCTGGCATTCGATTATCTACCTTCCAATGTGGAACGGATTGGTTTCTGGGGAATACTCTTCGATATTTGTGCCTTCTATGGAGGAAACTACAGATAAGTCAATGGACTTGAGCTACTCAGGGAAAATGGGTATTTGGGCGAGTGGAGCCACGGATAGCTGGGGAGCAAGAGCAGCAAGAGACAACACAAGTTATTACAGACAAAGGCAGTTCTCGAGTCAGACTATTCCGAACCACATGTTAAGAATGATGGTGTACAACATAGCCAGTGGAGCACAGTATTTAAATAACTTCCATGTGGATCAGAAATACTTTAGTGTATTGTACGAGATGGTCGACAAAGGTGTGATTTATGTGCCTAAGAAATCGGAGATCGTAAGTTTCAACCCGGTTCACCTAAGTATGACAACTCCGGATAAAGACTTTTTAGATGAAGGAAACAACGTGAAGTGGACGACTTTCTACGATAAAGAGAAAGAAGATAATCGTAAAATGGTATTCTCTCGTTTGAATGGTTCATGGCCTGCAGCACCTGTAACAGCATATGATTTCTCTGCTTATGCATCAGGTTCTAAAGAGAGACGCTTAGACTTCTTACCGAAGTTCGAAAATGGGATGGTATTAATTACCCCACCTCAAAATGGAGTGTTTGCCGATAAAGATGCTCCAAGAGGAAAATTAGAGGATCATCTTCACCCATTATATAAGAACATCACGAAGGAATTCATCACCAATGGTAAAGACTATTTATCTGCAGATGGAAAGCAAACCTTTGCAGCAGATACTTACTACAAAAATGTAGAAAAAGCCATTCAAGAAGGAAGCAAGCAAATTCCTGTCAATGTATCTGGAGATGTGGCTTGGGTTGCCGTTCAAACTGCACCAAATCATATTCGATTAACGTTGGTGGATAATGGGTATATTAATCCCGACGATCGCACAGCAAAAATCACTTTCAATTCTATTGAAGTGAAAGGAGTGAAGGATGTGGTTTCTAAGGAAGAAATCGATTACTCAGATAAAAATATGGAAGTGGAAATACCTTGTGGTCTTTTCAGATTTCTTGATATTGAGTTGAGCGTGCCTTTGTAG